The genomic stretch GCCTGCACGTCCAGCGCCTCCAGCGTCCCGTCCGGCGCCAGCGCGGCGCTGGCGTTGGCCACCAGCGCATCGCCGTCGCGCCATTCAACCCGCGGCAGCTGCCAGCCCGCATCGCCGCGCCGCCCTGCCTCCACCCGCAGCCCCACCGGCGTGGCCGGCAGCGCCACGTAGGTATTGCCGGCAAGGAATTCGCCGCCGCGCAGGTCGCCGGACACCATCACCTGCGCCAGTCCGTCGCCGCTGCGGTAATCGAGCTGCAGCGCGCCGCCCAGGCCCTCACCAACGATGCTGGAATCGGCATTCTCGAATCCCGCGCCACCCAGCTTCAGCAGCCCATCCACCCGCAGCGGCGCGCGCGCGGGCGTTGCCAGCCGCAGCTGCCCGTCCAGCGTGCCCGCCTTCAGCCGCCCCTGCGGCCAGGCCTGCATTAGCAGCGCCTGCGCCCAGGCCAGCGGCACCGCGCGCAGGTCGAAGCGGGTGAGATCGGGCGCGGCGACGGTGCGGTCCAGCGCCAACCGGGCCCCGCCCCGCGCCAGCGAGGCGTGGGTGGTCCCGGCGTCGAAGGCCAGCGCCAGCCGCAGCGGCGCGGCATGGCCCTCGCGCAGTTCGCCTGCGCACTGCCAGCCGCCACGCGGGGTGCGCTGCAGCGGGCAGCGCCAGTGCAGGTCTCGGAAGCGGTAGCCGAGGTCCGGCGCATCCACCCGACCGGCCCACAGCTGCAGTTCGCCGGCCGGCGCGCCATCCGGCCAGTCCAGCCGCAGTCGCACCTGTTCCAGCGTCGCCACCCCGGTGGTGACCTTGGCCACCCGCGCCTGCGCCACCCGCGCCGACGCCGCCGGGGCGGCAAGCACCGCCAACAGGCACAGGCAAAGCGTTAGCATCGGGCGCGACATCCACGCAGCATACAAAGCCTCGATGGTGCCGCGATGAATCATTCCCCCGCCCCTGCACTGCCGCGGCTGCTGCTGGTCGAGGACGATCCGGTCAACGCCGCCTTCCTCGCCGCCGCCTGTATCACGCTGCCCGCGTGGGTGGTGCAAGCGGGAAGCCTGACCGAGGCGCGGACGGCTTGCGAGGACGGGCGCTTCGACCTGTTCCTGTTCGACGCACACCTGCCGGACGGGCGCGGCGAAGACCTGCTGCGCAGCCTGCGCGATGCCGGCATCGACACCCTTGCGCTGGCGCATACCGCGGAGGCGGAGGCCGAGCTGCACGCAAGACTGCTGGCGGCCGGATTCGTCGAGGTCCTGCGCAAACCGCTGGCGGTGGCGGACCTGCACGCCGCGCTGCACCGCTGGCTGCCTGCGGCAACGAACCCCCGCCCGTGTTGGGACGATGCCGCGGCACTCGCCGCGCTGGGTGGCCAAGCGGCGCACGTGCAGGCGCTGCGCGCGATGTTCCTGACCGAGTTGCCAGGGCAGCGCGCCTGCATCGCCTCGGCGGTCGCCGACGGCGACGACGCGACGGTCCGGGCCGAGCTGCACCGGCTGGTGGCCAGCTGCGGTTTCGTGGGTGCGGCGCGACTCGGCGATGCGGTGCAGGCCCTGCGTGCAGCGCCGCTGGATGCGGCGGCACTGCGGGCGCTGGACGCCGCCATCGACGAACTGTTGCGCGGGTAGGCCTACGGCGCGGCACCGGGCGGATTGCGAGCCTGTGCCGCGGCTTCCCTAGGAAGCGTCGCTCCGCAGTTCCGCCAGCAGCGCGCGGGTCACCGGATCATCGGCATCGCGCTCGCCGTTCAGCGCCGGCAGCAGCGCGTTGGCGACCTGCTTGCCCAGCTCCACGCCGAACTGGTCGAAGGCATTGATGCCCCACAAGACCGACTGCAGATAGACACTGTGCTCGTACAGCGCGATCAGCATGCCCAGCGATTGCGGGGTCAGCGCGTCCAGCAGCAGCAGCGTGCTGGGACGGTTGCCGGGATAGCGCCGGTGCGGGTCTTCGCTGTCGCGGCCATTGGCCAGCGCCTCGGTCTGCGCCAGCAGGTTGGCCAGCAGCGCGGCGTGGTTGGCAGCAAACGGATGGTCGGCGCGGATCACGCCAATGAAGTCCGCCGGCACCACCTGCGTGCCCTGGTGCAGGGCCTGGAAGAAGCTGTGCTGGGTGTCGGTGCCGGCCCCGCCCCACCACACCGGGACGGTGTGCCACTCGGTTTCGCGGCCATCCAGCCGCACCGACTTGCCCAGGCTTTCCATCACCAGCTGCTGCAGGTAGCTGGGCAACAGGCGCAGGCGATCGTCGTAGGGCAGCACGGCCTGGGTGGCCGCGTGCAGGCCGTTGCGGTTCCAGATCGCAGTCAACGCATGCC from Thermomonas sp. XSG encodes the following:
- a CDS encoding response regulator, with the protein product MNHSPAPALPRLLLVEDDPVNAAFLAAACITLPAWVVQAGSLTEARTACEDGRFDLFLFDAHLPDGRGEDLLRSLRDAGIDTLALAHTAEAEAELHARLLAAGFVEVLRKPLAVADLHAALHRWLPAATNPRPCWDDAAALAALGGQAAHVQALRAMFLTELPGQRACIASAVADGDDATVRAELHRLVASCGFVGAARLGDAVQALRAAPLDAAALRALDAAIDELLRG